Proteins encoded in a region of the Pseudomonas syringae KCTC 12500 genome:
- a CDS encoding DNA-3-methyladenine glycosylase I produces the protein MHDYKWLNEYCLNRFGSAKALEAHLPSPKTPRQLQAISADRYLSTMALRVFRAGLKHSLVDAKWPAFEEVFFRFDPEKVVLMGADHLERLMQDARIIRHLGKLKSVPRNAQLILDIEQEHGSFGKFIAEWPVDNITGLWQYIAKHGNQMGGLSAPRFLRMIGKDTFIPTWDVVAALNAQDIVDRVPSSKRDQAIVQDVFNQWHAESGRPMCQLSAMLAFTVNH, from the coding sequence ATGCACGACTACAAATGGCTGAACGAGTATTGCCTGAATCGATTCGGCTCCGCCAAAGCTCTGGAAGCTCATCTGCCCTCCCCCAAGACACCCAGGCAACTGCAAGCCATCAGCGCCGACCGCTACCTGTCGACCATGGCCCTGCGGGTTTTCCGCGCAGGCCTGAAACACAGCCTGGTAGACGCCAAGTGGCCAGCGTTCGAAGAAGTGTTTTTTCGCTTCGACCCGGAGAAAGTCGTGCTGATGGGCGCCGATCACCTGGAACGGCTGATGCAGGACGCGCGCATCATTCGTCATCTGGGCAAGCTCAAGAGCGTGCCGCGCAATGCGCAACTGATTCTGGACATCGAGCAGGAGCATGGCAGTTTCGGCAAGTTCATCGCCGAGTGGCCGGTCGATAACATCACCGGCCTGTGGCAGTACATCGCCAAACACGGCAACCAGATGGGCGGCCTGTCAGCGCCGCGCTTTCTGCGCATGATCGGCAAGGACACCTTCATTCCGACCTGGGATGTGGTTGCCGCCCTGAACGCGCAGGATATCGTCGACCGTGTGCCGAGCAGCAAACGCGATCAGGCGATCGTGCAGGACGTCTTCAACCAGTGGCACGCAGAAAGCGGTCGGCCGATGTGCCAGCTGTCAGCCATGCTGGCGTTCACCGTCAACCACTGA
- a CDS encoding TlpA disulfide reductase family protein — MARRLTAAVILFGSLLLSGCGVDLGNDQNGQKVASERIKGHWLVVNYWAEWCGPCRTEVPEFNALSEQLKDQKVTVLGVNFDNLQGDELKNAANALGIKFTVLAQDPAEQYSLPPSEALPVTYIIDDKGKMREQLLGEQSAATVIQKLKTLRGEG; from the coding sequence ATGGCAAGGCGATTAACAGCAGCGGTAATACTTTTCGGCAGTTTGCTGCTCAGCGGATGTGGCGTGGACCTGGGCAATGATCAGAATGGCCAGAAGGTCGCCAGCGAGCGCATCAAGGGGCACTGGCTGGTGGTCAACTACTGGGCCGAATGGTGTGGCCCTTGCCGCACCGAGGTTCCGGAGTTCAATGCATTGTCCGAGCAGCTCAAGGACCAGAAAGTCACCGTGCTGGGGGTCAACTTCGACAACCTGCAGGGCGACGAACTGAAAAACGCTGCCAATGCACTGGGCATCAAATTCACCGTGCTCGCCCAGGACCCGGCCGAGCAATACAGCCTGCCGCCCTCCGAGGCACTGCCGGTGACCTACATCATCGACGACAAGGGCAAGATGCGCGAACAACTGCTCGGCGAACAATCGGCCGCGACCGTGATCCAGAAGCTCAAGACACTGCGTGGCGAGGGCTGA
- the wrbA gene encoding NAD(P)H:quinone oxidoreductase, with protein MSTPYILVLYYSRNGSTSEMARQVARGIELGGMEARLRTVPAVSADCEATAPEIPESGALYATLDDLKNCSGLALGSPTRFGNMAAPLKYFLDGTSNLWLTGALVGKPAGVFTSTASLHGGQETTLMSMLLPLLHHGMLIMGLPYSESALLETTGGGTPYGPSHHAGADGKRALDRHETDLCRALGQRLARTAVQLDAPRS; from the coding sequence GTGAGCACACCCTACATTCTGGTCCTCTATTACAGCCGCAACGGCTCCACCAGCGAAATGGCCCGGCAGGTTGCCCGCGGCATCGAACTGGGCGGTATGGAGGCGCGGCTGCGCACCGTGCCTGCCGTTTCCGCCGACTGCGAAGCGACCGCCCCCGAGATTCCGGAAAGCGGCGCGCTGTACGCGACCCTCGATGACCTGAAAAACTGCTCCGGCCTGGCGCTGGGCAGCCCGACGCGCTTCGGCAACATGGCCGCGCCGCTGAAATACTTCCTCGACGGCACCAGCAACCTGTGGCTGACCGGCGCTTTGGTCGGTAAACCCGCCGGCGTCTTTACCTCCACCGCCAGCCTGCACGGTGGTCAGGAAACCACGCTGATGTCGATGCTGCTGCCGCTGCTGCACCACGGCATGCTGATCATGGGCCTGCCCTACAGCGAATCGGCGCTGCTGGAAACCACCGGCGGTGGCACGCCCTACGGTCCCAGCCATCACGCTGGTGCCGATGGCAAGCGCGCGCTGGACCGTCATGAAACCGACCTGTGCCGCGCCTTGGGCCAGCGTCTGGCCAGGACCGCGGTGCAACTGGACGCGCCGCGCAGCTGA
- a CDS encoding dicarboxylate/amino acid:cation symporter, producing the protein MTTRQPIYKSLYFQVIVAIVIGILIGHFYPDTGKALKPLGDGFIKLIKMVIAPIIFCTVVSGIAGMQSMKSVGKTGGYALLYFEVVSTIALLIGLIVVNVVQPGAGMNIDVSTLDASKIAAYVTAGQDQSIVGFILNVIPNTIVGAFANGDILQVLMFSVIFGFALHRLGAYGKPVLDFIDRFAHVMFNIINMIMKLAPLGAFGAMAFTIGAYGVSSLVQLGQLMICFYITCVLFVVFVLGAIARAHGFSIFKLIRYIREELLIVLGTSSSESALPRMLIKMERLGAKKSVVGLVIPTGYSFNLDGTSIYLTMAAVFIAQATNTHMDITHQITLLLVLLLSSKGAAGSGFIVLAATLSAVGHLPVAGLALILGIDRFMSEARALTNLVGNAVATVVVAKWVGELDTDKLQSELTSGGSAILETRPEDDLGVAEGPTPGAAVNTTKTV; encoded by the coding sequence ATGACGACTCGTCAGCCCATCTACAAATCCCTCTATTTTCAGGTAATCGTTGCGATTGTCATCGGTATCCTGATCGGTCACTTCTACCCGGACACCGGCAAGGCGTTAAAACCGCTGGGTGACGGGTTCATCAAACTGATCAAGATGGTCATTGCTCCGATCATCTTCTGTACCGTCGTCAGTGGTATCGCTGGCATGCAGAGCATGAAGTCGGTCGGCAAGACTGGCGGCTATGCGCTGCTGTACTTCGAAGTTGTTTCGACCATTGCGTTGCTGATCGGTCTGATCGTAGTCAACGTCGTTCAGCCGGGTGCCGGCATGAACATCGACGTCAGCACGCTCGACGCTTCGAAGATCGCCGCCTACGTCACGGCCGGTCAGGACCAGAGCATCGTCGGCTTTATCCTTAACGTCATTCCGAACACCATCGTCGGCGCGTTTGCCAACGGCGATATCCTGCAAGTGCTGATGTTCTCGGTGATCTTCGGCTTCGCGCTGCATCGCCTGGGGGCCTACGGCAAGCCGGTTCTGGACTTCATCGATCGCTTCGCCCACGTGATGTTCAACATCATCAACATGATCATGAAGCTGGCCCCGCTGGGTGCGTTCGGTGCCATGGCCTTCACCATCGGTGCCTACGGCGTGAGCTCGCTGGTGCAACTGGGTCAGTTGATGATCTGCTTCTACATCACCTGCGTGCTGTTCGTCGTGTTTGTACTGGGCGCTATCGCCCGCGCTCACGGCTTCAGTATCTTCAAGCTGATTCGCTACATCCGTGAAGAGCTGCTGATCGTACTGGGTACTTCTTCTTCGGAATCGGCCCTGCCGCGCATGCTGATCAAGATGGAGCGCCTGGGAGCCAAGAAGTCTGTGGTCGGTCTGGTTATCCCGACGGGCTACTCGTTCAACCTGGACGGTACCTCGATCTACTTGACCATGGCCGCCGTGTTCATCGCTCAGGCAACCAACACGCACATGGACATCACGCACCAGATCACCCTGTTGCTGGTGCTGCTGCTGTCGTCCAAAGGTGCTGCTGGTAGCGGCTTCATCGTACTGGCTGCGACTCTGTCGGCTGTAGGCCACCTGCCGGTTGCCGGTCTGGCGCTGATTCTGGGTATCGACCGCTTCATGTCCGAAGCCCGCGCCCTGACCAACCTGGTCGGTAACGCTGTTGCTACCGTTGTGGTTGCCAAGTGGGTCGGCGAGCTGGACACCGACAAGCTGCAGTCCGAGCTGACTTCCGGTGGCTCCGCCATTCTGGAAACCCGCCCTGAAGACGACCTCGGCGTTGCCGAAGGCCCGACTCCAGGCGCTGCGGTGAACACCACCAAGACTGTCTGA
- the ttcA gene encoding tRNA 2-thiocytidine(32) synthetase TtcA encodes MGTLSVNQNKLQKRLRRLAGEAVADFNMIEEGDKVMVCLSGGKDSYTMLDVLMHLQKVAPIKFDIVAVNMDQKQPGFPEHVLPAYLKELGIEYHIVEKDTYSVVKELVPEGKTTCSLCSRLRRGTLYTFADEIGATKMALGHHRDDIVETFFLNMFFNGSLKAMPPKLRADDGRNVVIRPLAYCREKDIQAYSDLKQFPIIPCNLCGSQENLQRQVVKEMLQDWERKTPGRTESIFRALQNVQPSQLADRNLFDFSNLRIDETAASRFVNVVNI; translated from the coding sequence ATGGGCACCCTTTCAGTCAATCAGAACAAACTGCAGAAACGTCTGCGTCGGCTGGCCGGCGAAGCGGTTGCCGACTTCAACATGATCGAAGAGGGTGACAAGGTCATGGTCTGCCTGTCCGGCGGCAAGGACAGTTACACCATGCTCGACGTGCTGATGCACCTGCAGAAGGTCGCGCCGATCAAGTTCGACATCGTGGCGGTCAACATGGACCAGAAGCAGCCCGGCTTTCCCGAGCACGTGCTGCCTGCCTACCTCAAAGAGCTGGGTATCGAGTACCACATCGTCGAGAAAGACACGTATTCGGTGGTCAAGGAACTGGTCCCCGAAGGCAAGACCACCTGCTCGCTGTGTTCACGGCTGCGTCGCGGCACGCTGTACACCTTCGCTGACGAGATCGGTGCCACCAAGATGGCGCTCGGGCACCACCGCGACGACATCGTCGAGACATTCTTTCTCAACATGTTCTTCAATGGCTCGCTCAAGGCCATGCCGCCCAAGCTGCGTGCCGATGATGGCCGTAACGTGGTGATTCGTCCGTTGGCGTACTGCCGTGAAAAGGACATTCAGGCCTACTCGGACCTAAAGCAGTTTCCGATCATCCCGTGCAACCTGTGCGGTTCGCAGGAAAACCTGCAACGTCAGGTGGTCAAGGAGATGCTGCAGGACTGGGAGCGCAAGACGCCTGGCCGGACGGAGAGCATTTTCCGCGCCTTGCAGAACGTGCAGCCCTCGCAGTTGGCCGACCGCAACCTGTTCGACTTCAGCAACCTGCGCATCGACGAAACCGCTGCGTCGCGGTTCGTCAATGTGGTCAATATCTGA
- a CDS encoding SprT family zinc-dependent metalloprotease, with product MPEQLNSRVETCYQQAEAFFKRTFKRPVVSFQLRGQKAGVAHLHENLLRFNPQLYKENAEDFLRQTVPHEVAHLIAHQLFGGSIQPHGEEWQLIMRGVYELPPNRCHTYAVKRRSVIRYIYRCPCPDSDFPFTAQRHGMVRKGRRYLCRRCREPLVFSGETRTE from the coding sequence ATGCCCGAACAACTCAATTCACGCGTCGAAACCTGTTACCAACAAGCCGAAGCCTTCTTCAAGCGCACCTTCAAACGCCCGGTGGTCAGTTTCCAGTTGCGCGGTCAGAAGGCCGGTGTCGCTCATCTGCATGAAAACCTGTTGCGCTTCAACCCGCAGCTCTACAAGGAAAACGCCGAAGACTTCCTGCGCCAGACCGTGCCCCACGAGGTCGCGCACCTTATTGCCCATCAGTTGTTCGGTGGCAGCATCCAGCCGCATGGCGAAGAATGGCAATTGATCATGCGCGGCGTCTATGAACTGCCGCCCAATCGCTGCCACACCTATGCGGTCAAGCGGCGTAGCGTGATCCGTTACATCTACCGCTGCCCGTGCCCGGACAGCGACTTTCCGTTCACCGCGCAGCGTCACGGCATGGTTCGCAAGGGGCGGCGCTACCTGTGCCGTCGCTGCCGCGAGCCTCTGGTGTTCAGCGGCGAGACGCGCACGGAATAA
- the arsC gene encoding arsenate reductase (glutaredoxin) (This arsenate reductase requires both glutathione and glutaredoxin to convert arsenate to arsenite, after which the efflux transporter formed by ArsA and ArsB can extrude the arsenite from the cell, providing resistance.), whose product MTDLTLYHNPRCSKSRGALELLQARGLTPDIVLYLETPPDANRVRDLLGKLGIGARQLLRTGEDDYKQLNLADPSLSDEQLIAAMAAHPKLIERPILVAGDKAVIGRPPENILELLP is encoded by the coding sequence ATGACCGATCTGACGCTGTATCACAACCCGCGCTGCAGCAAGTCCCGCGGCGCGCTGGAACTGCTTCAGGCCCGCGGCCTGACGCCGGACATCGTCCTGTACCTGGAAACCCCGCCCGACGCCAACCGTGTGCGCGACCTGCTCGGCAAGCTGGGCATCGGTGCCCGGCAACTGCTGCGTACCGGCGAGGACGATTACAAGCAACTCAATCTGGCCGACCCGAGCCTGAGCGACGAGCAACTGATCGCCGCCATGGCTGCTCACCCCAAACTCATCGAACGGCCGATTCTGGTCGCTGGCGACAAGGCTGTCATTGGCCGCCCACCCGAGAACATTCTGGAGCTGCTGCCGTGA
- a CDS encoding META domain-containing protein, whose translation MKQFALLSLIGGALLVGCTADPLPIQQDHSYVTEWIGERPLIDNSRLTMTLGADGRAYGNAGCNHWFAPYTLNDHSISFGPVGKTRKMCAPALMEQEQRFIKAMSSVQRWDISPIEQLRLWPTQGKPLRFWLEDS comes from the coding sequence ATGAAACAGTTTGCGCTCCTGAGCCTGATCGGCGGCGCGCTGCTGGTTGGTTGTACTGCTGACCCGCTGCCGATCCAGCAGGATCACAGCTATGTAACCGAGTGGATCGGCGAGCGTCCGCTGATCGATAACAGTCGTTTGACCATGACGCTGGGTGCCGATGGCCGTGCGTATGGCAATGCGGGCTGCAACCATTGGTTTGCGCCCTATACGCTGAACGATCACAGCATCAGCTTCGGTCCGGTGGGCAAGACGCGCAAGATGTGTGCGCCGGCATTGATGGAGCAGGAGCAACGTTTTATCAAGGCGATGAGCAGTGTTCAGCGCTGGGATATCTCGCCCATAGAGCAGTTGCGTCTGTGGCCAACGCAGGGCAAGCCGTTGCGTTTCTGGCTGGAAGATAGCTGA